The segment TAGCAAATTTAGAATAATACATTTTTCGAATTATTAATCTATAATTTACACTATAGTAACACTATATAAAAATAAAATACAATATATTGCGAAGCTATTTAAACAGCAAAATATGTTAAAAAAATTTATATTAAACATTAGTTTTTGCTTGGCAGTTATTGCCTCGCAAGCGCAAGCATTGCTTCCAACAGGTTGGAATTTTTCTTCTCCCAGCAGTACAACACCACCAACGGGGTGGACATTAAATTTAGGTACCAATGGCAACACTACTTACGCTTTTGGAGTAGGCGATGCTATTGCCTGCAGATTAGATGCAACAGGTGAAAATATAGTGATTAATGTAGCTGACAAACCCGGTACATTAAGTTATTATTTAAGCCCCCAAAATGCAGGAAATCCTTGGGGAGGTCAGTTTGATATTCAAGAAAGTAATGATGGAGGAACTTGGTCAATAGTGCGTTCAGTTACTTCAAAAGCCACTACAACAACCAATTTTACAAATGGTAAGTATACCGATGTTTTAAAACAAACAACTCGTTTTGTCAGGTTTTATTATACCACTAAAATAGCAGGCGGTAGTGCTTCTATACCAGGTGGTAATATGGCGTTAGATAGTGTATTAATTACAGCAGCTCCTATTGCAGCAACCCCAACCATACAAGTTAGTGGCAACACAGGAATTATTGGCAACAATGGTGATTATACCGTAGGTAATGCAACCAGCTTTACTTTTAAAGTTAAAAATGTTGGATCAGCCGATACTTTAGTTATTGATAGTATTAATTTTAGTGGAAGTAGTGCTTCAGCATATGCAGTTACCAATACATTTCCTATTAAAGTAGCCTCAAAAGATTCAATGCTTATTAATTGTACCCTTAATACAAGCGGTAATGGTAGCAGGTTAGCAGCTATTAATATTTTTAACAACGATGTAGATAAACAACAATTTATTGCAAACCTATATGGTATTGCCGGTAGCCTTGCCACAGAACCTTTGTTTAAACCCGTATCAGTTACTTTTAGCAATATTACTGCATATGGTTTAAATGTTGTATTAGCCGATACAGCTACTGCTTCAACAGAAAACTACATAGTATTGCGCAAACGCAACGGAACAATAACAGAAGTTCCCGTTGATGGACAAACCTACCAAAAAGGAGATTATATAGGTGCTGCACAAGTAGCCTATATTGGTCAAGTGGGTTCATTTAAACCAACCTATATTTTGGCCAACAATAACTACACCTTTGCTGCTTTTGCATTTAACGGTCCTTCAACTTACGAAAACTATTTAACCAGTAATTTTACTTCATCATCAGTTCAATCATTGGCAGGAAATGCAGGTAGCTACTACAGTAGTATCAATACAAGTGCTCCTACTTTCATAGCAGATTTAAGTGCTAAAGTAAATCCACACGATACCATTTTTTATAGCAACTATATTACTACGGTAATCAATAATTTTTTAACCAGAGATACCATACAAGGTAAAAAAGTAGTGAATTGCGTATATACAGGCATTGCTTATGTATACAACGAGCCATTTGTGTGGAATGCAAGTAATAGCACAGGAATATTAACTAGGGAACATACACGTGCGCAAAGCACTATGCCTAGTAATACCGCTGCACAAAATCCAAGCTGGCCTCGTAGCCCAAGTAATTTAGAACTACCGGAATATAACGACCAACATAATTTATTCCCTGCCGATCAAATTAATGCAAATGGTGTTCGTTCCAACTATCCTTTTGGGGAATGTGTAACTGTTACATCTACTTCGCCAACAGGTAAAGGTAAATTGGGTAAAGATGCCAATAACAATACCATATACGAGCCTAAAGATGAGCAAAAAGGAGATTTAGCACGTGCTTTATTCTACATGTCAGTTTGCTATAACGGTATAAATGGAAACAACTGGAGCTTGCCGTCTAATCAAGGCTTAGCTGTATTATTAAAATGGCACCAACAAGATCCACCAAGTGAAGAAGAAATTGCACGTCATGAATACATTGCTTCAGTACAGCACAATAGAAACCCATTCATTGACAATCCTAGCTGGGCTAATTTGATTGATTTCAAAACAATGACATTGATTCAAAACAAAGTGTTAACGGTAAATGCACCCAATGGTGGCGAAAATCTTATTGCAGGTAAAACAACACCTGTTATCTGGTTGTCAGCAAACATAACAGGCAAAGTAAAATTAGAATATACTACTAATGGAACAGACTTTAATTTTATTGATTCAGTAAATGCGACTACCGGAAATTATTCATGGACAATACCAGCAGTAGCTACCAGCACTGCAAAAATTAAAGTATCAGCAACCGATAATTCAATCAGCGATTTGAGTAATGCCAACTTTACTATCAGTGTACCATCGTTACAATTATTAACCCCTGTAGCTACTGATATATGGAAAGGCAACGACAATAAATATATTACATGGCAAAGTGCTTTTGTTGATTCTATTACTATTGATTTAAAAGATGGCTCAACATTACTTTGGTCAATAAAAGAAGCTGCAGGTAAAGACAGTTTTTCTATTGCTGTACCAGATGTAAACGCAAATAATGCCAAAGTTTACATAACCGAAGTAAACGGCAGTTTAAAAGACAGCAGCGCTGCCTTTAAAATTGAAAAAAGCGTATCAGTTCGCGAAGTATCAAACACAACCTTTGTTGTATATCCTAATCCGTCAAATGGAACCATTTACTTTAATACAAACATGAACATACGCAATGCTACTTATGAATTGTTTGATGTAACAGGTAAGTTAATGGCTGCGGATAATTTAGATAAAACAAATGCTATCCATATAGCACAAAAAGGAATTTATATTTTAAAGGCAAGTATTGATGAAAAAACCATTATTAAGAAAATAGTTGTAGAATAGTCAATATCATTACCATTTAAGAAACTACTTAGATTTAAAACCTAAGTAGTTTTTTTATGCAATATGCTGAATACTAAAAGTATTGTTATTAAAGGTAAAGCTCTCGCCAATTTGCTTACCCAGCATAGCTTTTGCCAAAGGCGCTTTGCCAGATATAACAGTTACAGTTTGGGCCTCAATACTTACCTGGCCTAGTGCTACACTAACATAAAATAATTTGGTGTCACAATAAACTAGTGAGCCCATAATTACTTGTTTACCTACAGGCGTATTTTCTAATTTTAACAACGAAGTTAATTCCTCTTTGTTTTTAACAACTTGGCTTGCATTCATATCTCTCGCCAGTTGACTCATAGCTCTGCCCGTTTCATATTTATCGCCCATACTGCTTTTCTCTTCACTATTGGCTGCTTCTTGCGCTTCTTGCATAGCCTTTTCACCATCAGCTATATGTTGCAGCAAAATATTTTTGCAATGGGTAAACAGCGTTGTTTTATTAATAAGTACAATATTATCGGACATGTATTTGTTATAAATGAAAAGAATAAAATAAAAACAGCCTACAACTAAAAGTTATAGGCTGTTGAGTGAAATATTTTTATGTTTTATGCTGCCACTACTATAGTTGGTGCTACACCCATTGCTTTTAAATGCATTAAATGAGAACGAACAGCACTAGCCACCGTTGGAAATTCTTTGTAGGTAATATTAAATTCTTCACAAGCCTGTTTTACAATTTTATGTATTTGTGGGTAATGTACATGGCTTATGCGTGGAAATAAATGATGTTCAATTTGAAAATTTAAACCACCCAATAACCAAGTCATAGAACGACTTTTGGTAGCAAAGTTTGCAGTGGTGTTTATTTGATGAATAGCCCACTCTGTTTCAATTTTCATCGAAGTTCCATTGGTATCAACAAAATCCATATCTTCTAAAATATGTGCTAATTGGAAAACAACAGCAATTACTAAACCGCATACAAAAACAGTAATTAAATAACCAATAATAGTAGGTACTAAGCCGGCAAAAAATATTGGCAATACTAAAAATAAACCGATGTAGCCTACTTTTGTAATCCAAAATATAAAATGTTCTTTTAAATCCATTTTACGCAAAGGCGTATAATCAGAAATACGGCTGGCAAAATATTTTTTAAAGTCGTTTAAAAACACCCAGAATAAATAAGTTAAACCGTAAAGTAATAAACCATAAATATGTTGAAAACGGTGATACCATTTACCATCCTGATCAGCATGCACCCTTATAAAAGGTTTAATATCAATATCATCATCCATACCTTCAATATTGGTATAAGAGTGGTGGTTAATATTGTGTTTTTGTTTCCATAAATAGCTGCTACCGCCCATTACATTCAGGGAGTAACTCATTGCTTCATTAACCCATTTTTTTGTAGAATAACTGCCATGTGCACCATCGTGCATTACATTAAAACCAATAGCGGCTAAGTCAACACCTAGTACTATACATAAAGCTACGTTTAGTAAAGCTGATTCAGGAGTGAAAAATACCAATACAATATAAATCAATGCTAATGCCGTTAAAAGTATAGCAGTTTTACTGTAAAGCTTATAGTTTCCTGTTGATTTAATGTTTTTTGACTCAAAGTAATTTTCAACACGTTGTTTTAAAATGTTAAAGAATTCTGGGTTTTTGTTGTCGAATTTAATTTTTGTCATTTAGTAATAGATAATGAATGCAATATCAACTATTAAATGCGTACTAAATAAAACATAAGTCATGTTTTTGTAATTTAATAGTTACAGTTATTTATATTAAAAATCCATTCTAAAACGTTCACGTTTAAATTGTTGAAAGGCTAAAGGATTTGCCTTTAAACTGGCATTGTCAGTCCTTCGGGCAATAATATCCAAAGCTAAATAAAGGGCATTACGCATGCTGCTTTCATCGGCAGTTCCCTTGCCGGCAATGTCATAAGCGGTACCGTGGTCGGGTGATGTTCTCACCACATTAAGTCCGGCTGTGTAATTTACACCATCAGTAAATGCAAAATATTTAAAAGGTATCAACCCCTGGTCGTGGTACATAGCTAATACAGCATCAAATTTTTCGTATTGTTTAGCACCAAAAAAGCCATCGGCAGGATAGGGGCCAAAAGCAACAATACCTTCAGCTTGTGCAGCATTTACTGCCGGAATAATAATTTCTTTTTCTTCATTGCCAATTAAACCATTGTCACCGGCATGTGGGTTAAGACCCAATACGGCTATTTTAGGTTTAGGACAATTGAAATCGTTTTTAAGCGATTCGTTTAATAGTTTTATTTTTTTCAGGATTAAATCGGTGCTTAGTTTTGCAGCTACCTCTTTAATAGGTAAATGGCCTGTTACCAAACCCACTTTTAACTCTTCGCAAACCAATAACATTAAAAAGTTATGACTACCTAGTTCATGCGCTAAATATTCAGTATGTCCTTTAAAAGGAAGCAGCTCACTGTTTACCTGGTTTTTGTTTAATGGAGCAGTAATTAGTCCGTCCAGTTTGCCTTCCTTTAAATCGCGGGTAGCCCATTCCAAACTTTTAAAAGCATATTTGCCCCCGGTAGTATTGGCGTCACCTATTTTTATTTCAACTTCCTCTTCCCAGCAACTAATTAAATTAACCTTTTTAGTGTTTAACTGATCCATACTTTTAACAATGTTTACAAAAAAATCAGGCAGACCTATTACCTTTTTCCAATACCCAATAATTTTAGGAGAGGCATAGATAACAGGTGTACAATAGTCGCAAATACGAGGGTCACTAAGGGTTTTAATTACAATTTCGGGAGCAATGGAATTTACATCGCCAATGGTTATACCTATGATAGGAAGTTTACTCATATTATTTTCAATAAAGGAAGGCAATTTAACCAAGATTTTGAATACTGCCAGTATTACTTTTAAATAATATATAGTAATTGCTTATCTATAATATAATCAAAAAACAAATTGTTGAAACGGGGTAATAGTATTATAATTGTTTGTTAAACAAATAAGTCCATGAAAAAAATATACTTAATCAGTATTCTTTTTTTATTATACAGCCTGCAAGTCAAGTCAATTAACAAACCCTTTAATCAATCAGTGGGGTATATTGAAAACAAAGGCCAAATAATAGATCAAAATAATAGTTCTAATCCATCTGTAAAATATTTATACAATGGTAATGGTTTAAATATACAATTGAAAGTCAATGGATTTAGCTACGATACTTATACCATAGAAAAAAAACCAAAAGCAAAAAACGAAACATACGAAGAACAAAACCTTCGGGAAAAATTCAAAACTCCACAAGAAGATATTACCTATCATTTCCATCGAATAGACATAGAATTTATAGGTGCCAATACCAAGCCGACCATAGTGGCCGAACAAGCCAATACCGGCTATACCAATTACTATACCGCTGGTACCAATGAAGAGGGGGTTACTTTTGTGAAAACCTATCAGAAAGTAACATATAAAAACTTATATGAAGGTATCGACTTGGAGTTTGTATTGGACCAAAATGATAAACCAAAATACAATTTTATAATACATCCGGAAGCAGATGCCAGCCTTATAAAATGGAAATATATAGGAGCCAACAAAACCAGTATAGAAAATGACAAGATAATACTGGGTACAGCCTTTGGTAATTTAGAAGAGAGAATACCAATTAGTTATATGGCAGAAAACAGAGCAAACGTAGAGGTCAAATATCAGCAAAAAGAAAACATCTTTAGCTTTCATGCTAATTTATACAACCAAACCCAAACATTAATTATTGATCCTGTTTTATGGTGTACATATTATGGAGGAGTTGGTAGTGAAAATGGCAGTGATATGAGTATTGATACCAGCGGAAATATATTTGTTTGTGGGAGTGCATCCTCCAGTTCAAATATAGCCACAATTGGGTCTCATCAAGCAAGTCTTGGGGGTAATAGTGATGACGGTTTTATTGTTAAATTCAATAGTTCAGGAGTACGTCTTTGGGGAACTTATTATGGTGGAACTGTAAGTGATGAGTTCAGAAGTATAACGGTGGATAAACAGGGGCAAAATATTTATGCCGGTGGAGTTACAAATTCAACAATTAATATTGCAACCAGTGGTGCACATCAAACTGCCAAAGGCAGCGCTGGGACAAGTACTCCATCGGATGCATTTTTAGTTAAATTCAATGATTTAGGTATAAGAATATGGGGAACATATTATGGAGGAGGTGCCTATGACCAAGCCTATATTGTAACAACGGACTTTACAGGGAACGTTTACCTGGGTGGTTTAACAAATGCTTCTGATAATATAGCCACAAGTGGGGCTCATCAGGTAAATATTGCAGCGGTTCTATATTATGATGGATTTATTGCTAAATTTAATGCCTCAGGTACAAGATTGTGGGGGACTTATTATGGAGGAACTGGTTGGGACGCAATTGTCGGAATAGTTACCGATGTAACCGGCAATGTGTATGCTTGTGGTGGTACATTCTCAACTAGTGGTATTGCTACAATCGGGGCACATCAGGTAGCACATGCTAATATTGGTAGTGAAGATGGACTTGTGGTTAAATTCGATTCGTTAGGTGTTAGGTTGTGGGGAACTTATTATGGTGGAACATCACAAGATGGCCCAAATGATATTACAAATGATAACAATGGAGATATTTATATTTGTGGTCACACAACATCTTCTACCAATATAGCAAGTGTTGGTGCCCATATGCCAACTTATGCAGGTGGGCAGGATGGTTTTATTGCAAAATTCAATAGTTTAGGAGTACGTCTTTGGGGAACTTATTATGGAGGAAATTCACTGGATGATTTTAAGTCAATAATTATTGATAATATAGGAAATGTTTTTTTAGGAGGAGCTAGTTCCTCTACTACAAATATTGCTAGTAGCATAGCTAATCAAACAGTTTTGGGAGGGAGTAGTGATGGCATTGTAGTTAAATTTAATAGCTTTGGTGTCCGTTTATGGGCCACTTATTTTGGAGGAAATAATGGTGATGGTATAGGTAGTCTTGGTGTTGACTATGCGGGTAATATTTATGTATGTGGTAGCACATTATCCACGTCTAATTTGGCTACCTTTGGGGCACATCAAACAGCTTTGTCTAGTATTAGTTCAACTGATGCGTTTATAGCATCGTTTACATCTAGTGGTGGTTTACCTGTGAAATTACTTTCTTTTACTGGTAAAAAAGATAGTAGAAATATTACACTTACATGGCAAACAGCCAGTGAAATAAATAATGAAAAATTTGAAATAGAACGTTCTTTTAATAATAAGGATTGGGCCAAAATTGGCAACGTAAAGGGCAATGGAACGAGTAGCATAACAAATCAATACCAATTTACGGATAATAGTTTTTCATTAATTAATGAGCAACCGCCAAGTTTATATTATCACTTAAAACAAATAGATTTTGATGGTTCTTTTGAATATAGTAAAACTGTTTTAGTATCAAATAGTGGCTTTCAAGAAAATAATATATTACCCAATCCTTTTGTTAATGAATTAACTATTGATTTAAATAGTTCGAATGCAGGAATTGCTAAGGTTAAAATTACAGATGTAATGGGAAGAGAATATTATAACAGCAATGAAAATATAAGCGAAGGGTTTAATCAAATACAAGTTAATACTACACTGTTTGAAAGAGGTATTTATATAATACAAATACTGGTAAATGATGAAATAATTAGCAAAAAAGTATTAAAGCAATAAAAACAATAAACTACAAAGCTTTTAAACTTGCAATAATTTCAGTCGGATTACTGCTGGCAAACACATAATTACCTGCTACCAATACATCTGCACCTGCTTTCAATAGTTTTGGAGCGGTAACATCGTTTACGCCACCATCAATTTCTATTAAGCAAGAACTGTTTTTTTGAATAATTAAGCTTTTTAAATCAGCACACTTGCTGTAAGTATTTTCAATGAATTTTTGTCCGCCAAAACCGGGGTTCACACTCATCATACAAACCAAATCAATATCTGCTATTACATCTTTTAACAAATCAACAGAAGTATGCGGATTAAGTGCCACCCCTGCTTTCATTCCGGCTTCTTTTATGGCATGAATGGTTCTGTGCAAGTGGGTGCAAGCTTCGTAATGCACGGAAAGAATATTGGCTCCGGCATTTTTAAAATCATTAATATAACGCTCCGGCTGCACTATCATTAAATGAACATCTAAGGTTTTAGTGGCTAATTTTTTTAAAGGGACCATTACGGGAAAACCAAAAGAAATATTAGGTACAAATACCCCGTCCATTACATCAATATGAAACCAATCAGCCTGGCTTTGGTTAATCATTTCAATATCGGTTCCTAATTGGGCAAAATTGGCCGAAAGGATAGAGGGAGCAATTAAATGTTTTGACATACTGCTGCGAATATAAAATATAAGTCCGCAACATGAAAATAATTAGTTAATCATTTAATAAGAAGAAACCGATACCTAAGTTGATATTTACAACCGTTTGGTTATAAGAAACATCACCTTGTGGATATATTTTATTGCCCGTTTTATCGATAACTATAACATTTTTTGGTTTAGCATAACTTGAAATATAATCGGCTTCAATTTCTATAAACCATTTATCTTTAAGAGGCAAGTAAATGCCAATACCGAGCCCTGTAATAAAGCCAAAGCTAGAAGCTTGCGGGAACATAAGTGATTCTTTACTATTGCTAATTTCAATTTCGGCAGTTTTAGAAACGCCTAAGCCACCGAAACCTTTTATAAACAATGGTGTTTCCTTACCTTTAAATAGTAAACTGGCAATTACCCCCTGTGTGCTTGATTTTTGAAGTACTTTGGCATTATTGGTTGTATATATATTATTGGAAGCTGATCTTAAGTTACCGTCTTCAAGCCCATTGGTGTAGTAAAGATAATTTAAACCAACACAAAAAGTGTTTGCTAATCGGTATTCTGCATATAACTTATAGTTTTGACCTGTTGTTGCATAGCCATTATCAACATATAAATTAAAACCACTTGCAAAATTACCGGTAGGCATGGCAAATCCCGTTTGGATACCAATTTGTAGTTTAGGAGCTTGTCCGTATGTTTTAAAAGTTGTAATTAGTATTAATAAAAGTAGAGTTTTTCTAAGCATAATTCATGCAATTTTTGGTTAATGTTTTTTATTACAAAACAAGATGCTTCAAAATGCAATAATGATTATCTACACTCATAAAAATCAATGGACTTATTTTTTTAATGTATATATGAATGGCGGGCAAACATAATGTAAGCCTTAAAATCTGATGTAGTTTGTCTTACCCAAAAATACTTTGGTGCGAAATGTAAATTATATTTTCTAGCCTGCTTTGCATCAATTATACTTGCACCAATGTTTCGCTATAAATTCATTATTTTAATACTTTGTTTAAGTTTGGCCAGAACTGTTTTTGCCCAATACGATGACGAAGTACAACCTTATAAAGAACCACAGGGACGTAATAATTGGTATATTGAAGCAGGCGGTGCAGCCCTTTTATGGAGTGCTAATTATGAGAAATACCTGTATCAAAACAGAACAAAGTCTTTAACATGGACAGGCAGGATTGGCTTTGGTTTTTGCCCGATTGAATACAAATTATTAAACAGCGTTTACCTCGAAAAAAATTCTGTGGCCATGCCTTTTACCACGTCTCTTGTATTAGGAAAAGGAAAAGAAAAATTAGAATTAGGTGCTGGTTATACATTAGCTACTAAAAACTTTTTAGAGCGCCAGGTCTTCCCCACTTTTATTGCTGGGTTTAAAGTAATTGATAACAATGGAACTTTGCTTAGAATTAATTATGCCCCACATTACCGCGATGAACAATTTATCAATTGGTTTGGTGTGAGTTTAGGTCGTAATTTTTAGTTTAGTTTTCCTTTTTCTTTCATACTTTTGCATGCTATGCAAAAAACAGTTGCGTTTTATACATTAGGTTGTAAATTAAACTTTTCCGAAACCAGTTCTATTGGCAGGCAGTTAAGTGAGGCAGGTATGCAAAAGGTTGCTTTTGAAGCAGGAGCTGATGTATATGTGGTGAATACCTGCTCCGTAACAGATAATGCAGATAAAAAATGCAAAAAAATAGTAAAAGAAGCTTTACGCCATAATCCGAATGCATTTGTAGCCATAGTAGGCTGTTATGCGCAGCTAAAGCCAAACGAAATAGCTAAAATACCAGGGGTAGACATTGTATTAGGGGCTGCTGAAAAATTCAACATCAATAATTACTTAGAAGATTTAAATAAAAAAGAAGTTGCGGTAGTTAAAGAAGGTAAAATAAAAGAAGTTTTAGATTACCACGCAAGCTACTCCATAGGTGACAGAACACGCTCATTTTTAAAAGTACAAGACGGTTGTGATTATTTTTGTTCGTTTTGCACTATTCCATTGGCTAGAGGTAAAAGCAGAAGCGATACCATAGAAAATACAGTAAAACAAGCTGCTGAAATTGTTAACCAAGGTATAAAAGAAATAGTTTTAACAGGCGTAAATACTGGCGATTTTGGACATGGAACTGAAGAAAACTTTTATTTACTGTTACAAGCTTTAGAGCAGATTGAAGGATTGGAAAGAATACGGATTTCATCAATAGAACCAAACTTACTAACCGATGAAATTATAGAGTTGGTAGCCCAATCAAATAAAATTGTTCCCCATTTTCATATTCCATTGCAAAGCGGAAGCGATAAAATTTTACAATCAATGCGCAGAAGGTATTTAACAGCGTTATATACTTCGCGGGTTCATAAAATTAAGACGTTAATGCCCCATTGCTGTATTGGTGTAGATGTTATAGTGGGTTATCCGGGTGAAGAACATGAAGATTTTATTGATACCTATAATTACTTAAATGAATTAAATATTTCGTACTTGCATGTGTTTACCTATAGCGAGCGTGTAAACACTACAGCTTATAAATTACCGGGTAAAGTACCCAATAGCGAACGTGCAGATAGAAGTAAAATGCTACATATTTTATCAGACAAAAAACGTCTGGCGTTTTATAACGAACATGTTGGTAAAACCTATCCGGTACTTTGGGAGGCAGAAAACGATAACAATATAATGTATGGGTTTACCAGTAACTATATAAAAGTTAAAACTAATTACGATCCTATGTTGGTGAATGAAATAATAGAGGTTGAAATTACTGCCATTGATAACGAAGATATGGTGGCTAAGTGCAAGCTATTACAAATGGTTTATTAGTACGGGCTAATTATACATATTAAAACAAAAAACGCAAGTACTTAAAGTGCTTGCGTTTTTTGTTATGTGTTAAGCCTACTTTAGTTTAAGCCGGCAAGTGTAGCATTGATAGCTTCAAAATTAGGCATGTTGCTCGGAACATCTAATACCTCGGCATATTGAATAATACCTTCTTTGTCAATTACAAATGCAGAACGCTTAGAAACACCGTGCATACCAAAAGCAGGGAATGTTTCGTGAAGGGCATGGTAAGCAGTTGAAGCTGTTTTATTAAAATCCGATAACAAATCAAATGATAAGTTTTGCTCCTCTTTAAATTTACCTAATGTAAATAATGAGTCAACAGAAATAGCAACAACATCAGCGTTGTCGTTTTTATACATGCTAATGCCATCGCGCACTGCGCATAATTGTGCCGTACATACACCGGTAAATGCAAATGGAAAAAAATGTACAATTAAATTTTTATCCTTAAAATCTTCTAGTTTTACTTCTTTTTTGTCAGAGCTAAACAATGAGAAAGAAGGTGCTTTATCGCCTTTTTGTAATGTCATGTTTTATTTGTTTTGTTTATATAATTTGTAACCACAATGGTATAAAAATTGTTTTGAAGAGTTGTTATAAAACCTCCATTATTCGTTTTATCAACCTGAGCTTGTGGCTGTATTTTTTACTTTCATTATTAATAATACCAAAATTATCTATTTTATCAATACGTACTTTGCCACTGGCATGTATAATGGTTTCATTGTCCAGCAAAATACCTACATGCGTAATGCGCCCTTCTTCATTATCAAAAAAGGCTAAATCGCCTAATTTTGCTTCGCTTAAAAAAGCAAGAGTTTGCCCTTGCTCTGCTTGTTGGTATGCATCGCGTTTCAATAAAAAACCATATTGTTTAAATACACTTTGCGTAAATCCGCTACAGTCAATTCCCCAGGCAGTTCGTCCGCCCCAGAGGTAAGTAGTATTTAAAAACTGTTTAGCTATATCAATAAATGGTAAAAACGTTTCTTTGTAATCTAGTTGAAAATGCTGATTGGCAATGGTAAATGATTGGTGTCCATATATACAGCTACCGGCAGGTACCAGCATATTAGTACCATTTATTTGTACACTTAACTGAGGATAGCTTTTAACTATAC is part of the Bacteroidota bacterium genome and harbors:
- a CDS encoding SBBP repeat-containing protein, yielding MKKIYLISILFLLYSLQVKSINKPFNQSVGYIENKGQIIDQNNSSNPSVKYLYNGNGLNIQLKVNGFSYDTYTIEKKPKAKNETYEEQNLREKFKTPQEDITYHFHRIDIEFIGANTKPTIVAEQANTGYTNYYTAGTNEEGVTFVKTYQKVTYKNLYEGIDLEFVLDQNDKPKYNFIIHPEADASLIKWKYIGANKTSIENDKIILGTAFGNLEERIPISYMAENRANVEVKYQQKENIFSFHANLYNQTQTLIIDPVLWCTYYGGVGSENGSDMSIDTSGNIFVCGSASSSSNIATIGSHQASLGGNSDDGFIVKFNSSGVRLWGTYYGGTVSDEFRSITVDKQGQNIYAGGVTNSTINIATSGAHQTAKGSAGTSTPSDAFLVKFNDLGIRIWGTYYGGGAYDQAYIVTTDFTGNVYLGGLTNASDNIATSGAHQVNIAAVLYYDGFIAKFNASGTRLWGTYYGGTGWDAIVGIVTDVTGNVYACGGTFSTSGIATIGAHQVAHANIGSEDGLVVKFDSLGVRLWGTYYGGTSQDGPNDITNDNNGDIYICGHTTSSTNIASVGAHMPTYAGGQDGFIAKFNSLGVRLWGTYYGGNSLDDFKSIIIDNIGNVFLGGASSSTTNIASSIANQTVLGGSSDGIVVKFNSFGVRLWATYFGGNNGDGIGSLGVDYAGNIYVCGSTLSTSNLATFGAHQTALSSISSTDAFIASFTSSGGLPVKLLSFTGKKDSRNITLTWQTASEINNEKFEIERSFNNKDWAKIGNVKGNGTSSITNQYQFTDNSFSLINEQPPSLYYHLKQIDFDGSFEYSKTVLVSNSGFQENNILPNPFVNELTIDLNSSNAGIAKVKITDVMGREYYNSNENISEGFNQIQVNTTLFERGIYIIQILVNDEIISKKVLKQ
- the rpe gene encoding ribulose-phosphate 3-epimerase; the protein is MSKHLIAPSILSANFAQLGTDIEMINQSQADWFHIDVMDGVFVPNISFGFPVMVPLKKLATKTLDVHLMIVQPERYINDFKNAGANILSVHYEACTHLHRTIHAIKEAGMKAGVALNPHTSVDLLKDVIADIDLVCMMSVNPGFGGQKFIENTYSKCADLKSLIIQKNSSCLIEIDGGVNDVTAPKLLKAGADVLVAGNYVFASSNPTEIIASLKAL
- the mtaB gene encoding tRNA (N(6)-L-threonylcarbamoyladenosine(37)-C(2))-methylthiotransferase MtaB produces the protein MQKTVAFYTLGCKLNFSETSSIGRQLSEAGMQKVAFEAGADVYVVNTCSVTDNADKKCKKIVKEALRHNPNAFVAIVGCYAQLKPNEIAKIPGVDIVLGAAEKFNINNYLEDLNKKEVAVVKEGKIKEVLDYHASYSIGDRTRSFLKVQDGCDYFCSFCTIPLARGKSRSDTIENTVKQAAEIVNQGIKEIVLTGVNTGDFGHGTEENFYLLLQALEQIEGLERIRISSIEPNLLTDEIIELVAQSNKIVPHFHIPLQSGSDKILQSMRRRYLTALYTSRVHKIKTLMPHCCIGVDVIVGYPGEEHEDFIDTYNYLNELNISYLHVFTYSERVNTTAYKLPGKVPNSERADRSKMLHILSDKKRLAFYNEHVGKTYPVLWEAENDNNIMYGFTSNYIKVKTNYDPMLVNEIIEVEITAIDNEDMVAKCKLLQMVY
- a CDS encoding redoxin domain-containing protein, translated to MTLQKGDKAPSFSLFSSDKKEVKLEDFKDKNLIVHFFPFAFTGVCTAQLCAVRDGISMYKNDNADVVAISVDSLFTLGKFKEEQNLSFDLLSDFNKTASTAYHALHETFPAFGMHGVSKRSAFVIDKEGIIQYAEVLDVPSNMPNFEAINATLAGLN
- a CDS encoding C40 family peptidase, which gives rise to MFGICLLPLIPLREQPTSKSEMVSQVLFGEKYKVLHQQADWIKIETFDDHYTGWISEGQYDTISEQELHNLTNVSIVKSYPQLSVQINGTNMLVPAGSCIYGHQSFTIANQHFQLDYKETFLPFIDIAKQFLNTTYLWGGRTAWGIDCSGFTQSVFKQYGFLLKRDAYQQAEQGQTLAFLSEAKLGDLAFFDNEEGRITHVGILLDNETIIHASGKVRIDKIDNFGIINNESKKYSHKLRLIKRIMEVL